A portion of the Streptomyces coeruleoprunus genome contains these proteins:
- a CDS encoding sugar ABC transporter substrate-binding protein, with protein MTISGSLRGRGRAAGAVALTATLALTATACGDDGTGASGAEGSGKGTITFWDNNGGVRTAIWQEIIKDFEAANPDIKVKYVPIPSEDVQSKYDTAIAGGGLPDVGGVGAAYLANMVAQNALDPVGERIKSSSLDGKLVPAMVDSVKSAGGRGDEMYSVPTSASNGVLYYRTDLFKAAGLPAPTTWDAFYTAAGKLTDAKNNKFGYTIRGGAGSIAQALDAMYGQSGITEFWNGDTTTVDDPKNVAALEKYVGLFKRTTPEADVNNDFKKMNAQFDTGTIGMMNHNLGSYTDHVKALGKDKFAGIPNPLGPGGTRVQVSNPVDGLGLFRTSENKAAAWKFIEFAASHQSNSKWNKSAGAIPANTDASKDAWIQEAEPTKLGAQALTDGSTKIVQLPYYLPDWNKISKSENEPNFQKVLLGAMSAKDFLGTLAKQLNEAQAEWKQQNKG; from the coding sequence ATGACCATCTCCGGAAGCCTCAGAGGACGGGGACGCGCCGCCGGCGCCGTCGCCCTGACCGCCACACTCGCCCTGACCGCCACCGCCTGCGGCGACGACGGCACCGGCGCGAGCGGCGCCGAGGGCTCGGGCAAGGGCACCATCACCTTCTGGGACAACAACGGTGGTGTGCGGACCGCCATCTGGCAGGAGATCATCAAGGACTTCGAGGCCGCCAACCCGGACATCAAGGTCAAGTACGTCCCGATCCCCAGCGAGGACGTCCAGTCGAAGTACGACACCGCCATCGCCGGCGGCGGCCTGCCCGACGTGGGTGGCGTCGGCGCCGCCTACCTGGCCAACATGGTCGCCCAGAACGCCCTGGACCCGGTCGGCGAACGCATCAAGAGCTCCTCCCTCGACGGCAAGCTCGTGCCCGCCATGGTGGACTCCGTGAAGTCCGCCGGCGGCCGCGGCGACGAGATGTACTCGGTGCCGACCTCCGCCAGCAACGGCGTCCTCTACTACCGCACCGACCTGTTCAAGGCGGCCGGCCTCCCGGCGCCCACCACCTGGGACGCCTTCTACACGGCCGCCGGGAAGCTCACCGACGCGAAGAACAACAAGTTCGGCTACACCATCCGCGGCGGCGCCGGCTCCATCGCGCAGGCGCTGGACGCGATGTACGGCCAGTCCGGCATCACGGAGTTCTGGAACGGCGACACGACCACGGTCGACGACCCCAAGAACGTGGCCGCGCTGGAGAAGTACGTCGGCCTCTTCAAGCGGACCACGCCCGAGGCCGACGTCAACAACGACTTCAAGAAGATGAACGCCCAGTTCGACACGGGCACCATCGGCATGATGAACCACAACCTGGGGTCGTACACGGACCACGTGAAGGCCCTCGGCAAGGACAAGTTCGCCGGCATCCCCAACCCGCTCGGCCCCGGCGGCACCCGCGTCCAGGTCTCCAACCCGGTCGACGGCCTCGGCCTCTTCCGCACCAGTGAGAACAAGGCCGCGGCATGGAAGTTCATCGAGTTCGCCGCGTCCCACCAGTCCAACAGCAAGTGGAACAAGTCGGCGGGCGCCATCCCGGCCAACACCGACGCCTCCAAGGACGCCTGGATCCAGGAGGCCGAGCCCACCAAGCTCGGCGCCCAGGCCCTCACCGACGGCTCCACGAAGATCGTCCAGCTGCCGTACTACCTCCCCGACTGGAACAAGATCAGCAAGTCGGAGAACGAGCCCAACTTCCAGAAGGTGCTGCTCGGCGCGATGAGCGCCAAGGACTTCCTCGGCACCCTCGCGAAGCAGCTCAACGAGGCCCAGGCCGAGTGGAAGCAGCAGAACAAGGGCTGA
- a CDS encoding rhamnogalacturonan acetylesterase, protein MSLSRRQTVAALAALPLATAAAQPAAAAPRRTRTLYIAGDSTAAQKYADAAPETGWGMALPFFLTPHLRVSNHAVNGRSSKSFIDEGRLAPVLDAIRPGDLLLVQFGHNDQKAADPARYTEPWTTYRQHLLQYVTGARARGALPVLLTSVERRKFDAGGNAVTTHGDYPAAMRALAAEHGVPLVDVQAVSLAAWQRLGPEPSKEYFNWLAPGDSPNYPDGKQDNTHFRPRGAIEVARMAAAGLRGAGVLGARDVRRLDEPVPTEWITWPTQDPS, encoded by the coding sequence GTGTCCCTGAGCCGCAGACAGACCGTGGCGGCGCTCGCCGCCCTCCCCCTCGCGACCGCCGCCGCCCAGCCGGCCGCCGCCGCGCCGCGCCGCACGCGCACCCTGTACATCGCCGGCGACTCCACCGCCGCGCAGAAGTACGCCGACGCCGCACCCGAGACCGGGTGGGGCATGGCCCTGCCCTTCTTCCTCACCCCGCACCTGCGGGTCTCCAACCACGCCGTCAACGGCCGCAGTTCCAAGAGCTTCATCGACGAGGGGCGGCTCGCCCCGGTCCTGGACGCGATACGCCCCGGCGACCTGCTCCTCGTCCAGTTCGGCCACAACGACCAGAAGGCCGCCGACCCGGCCCGCTACACCGAGCCGTGGACGACGTACCGGCAGCACCTCCTCCAGTACGTCACCGGGGCCCGGGCCCGCGGGGCGCTTCCGGTCCTGCTCACCTCCGTCGAACGCCGGAAGTTCGACGCCGGCGGCAACGCCGTGACGACCCACGGCGACTACCCGGCGGCCATGCGGGCGCTCGCCGCCGAACACGGCGTCCCGCTCGTGGACGTCCAGGCCGTGTCGCTCGCGGCCTGGCAGCGGCTCGGCCCGGAGCCCTCCAAGGAGTACTTCAACTGGCTCGCCCCCGGGGATTCGCCCAACTACCCGGACGGCAAGCAGGACAACACCCACTTCCGGCCGCGCGGCGCCATCGAGGTGGCCCGCATGGCGGCCGCGGGCCTGCGGGGCGCCGGGGTGCTCGGCGCGCGGGACGTACGGCGGCTGGACGAGCCGGTCCCGACGGAGTGGATCACGTGGCCGACGCAGGACCCCTCGTAG
- a CDS encoding pectinesterase family protein translates to MTHLRSKRFPRRRPGRAVAAVTTLAAVVAVGPGATTPAAATPPAGTAPAVRSAEQPTAPADPRAAGRWTDRPHGFASLAGGTTGGRGGRVVTVRTHADLARYAAAAEPYIIRVAGAIDVAPFGASVDVASDKTIIGVGTTGEIVHGELNLKPGTRNVIIRNLTIRDSYVDGDWDGKTNDFDGIQMDSVSHVWIDHNRFSRLGDGMLDIRKDSQYVTVSYNRFEDHNKALGIGWTTNVTTQITIDHNWFRGTKQRNPSADNCAYAHLYNNYLSAQVKDGDPVWTYGNWARGRTRMVIENSYYRDVQHPHQADATAELVQRGSVLDGTTGRHDAWGTAFDPRDHYAYRLDPAAAVPALVTRFSGPQRTLGTDTVLDVPAAYPTVQAAVDAVPAGNDGTVTLRLAPGTYREKVRIPADKPRIALLGTGRDRADTVIAHDTPAEYGGSSGSATVLIAASDVSARNLTFVNDFDEAAVELKGEQALAMKTTGDRIVFENTAFKGNQDTLMTDSPKLDRVSRVYLRDSYLEGDVDFLYGRATTVVENSVIRALSRGSATNNGYITAASTWTGNPYGFLITRSRIVSDAPAGSFHLGRPWHPGGEPNAVGQVLIRDTELPAAVKASPWTDMGGFSWRDARFAEYRNYGPGAAVTPDRPQMSDADAAVHDVAHYLAGHDGWAPHRG, encoded by the coding sequence ATGACGCACCTCCGTAGCAAGCGCTTCCCGCGCCGAAGGCCGGGAAGGGCCGTCGCCGCCGTCACCACCCTCGCCGCCGTCGTCGCCGTCGGACCGGGCGCCACCACGCCCGCCGCGGCGACGCCCCCGGCCGGGACCGCCCCGGCCGTGCGGTCCGCCGAGCAGCCCACCGCGCCCGCCGACCCCCGCGCCGCCGGCCGCTGGACCGACCGCCCGCACGGATTCGCCTCCCTCGCCGGCGGCACCACCGGAGGGCGCGGCGGCCGCGTCGTCACCGTCCGCACCCACGCCGACCTCGCCCGGTACGCCGCCGCGGCCGAGCCGTACATCATCCGCGTCGCCGGAGCCATCGACGTGGCACCCTTCGGCGCCTCCGTCGACGTCGCCTCCGACAAGACCATCATCGGCGTCGGCACCACCGGCGAGATCGTCCACGGCGAACTGAACCTCAAGCCCGGCACCCGCAATGTGATCATCCGCAACCTCACCATCCGCGACTCCTACGTCGACGGCGACTGGGACGGCAAGACCAACGACTTCGACGGCATCCAGATGGACTCCGTCTCCCACGTCTGGATCGACCACAACCGCTTCAGCCGGCTCGGCGACGGCATGCTCGACATCCGCAAGGACAGCCAGTACGTCACCGTCTCGTACAACCGGTTCGAGGACCACAACAAGGCCCTCGGCATCGGCTGGACGACGAACGTCACCACCCAGATCACCATCGACCACAACTGGTTCCGCGGCACCAAGCAGCGCAACCCGTCCGCCGACAACTGCGCCTACGCCCACCTCTACAACAACTACCTGTCCGCCCAGGTCAAGGACGGCGACCCCGTCTGGACCTACGGCAACTGGGCGCGCGGCCGCACCCGCATGGTCATCGAGAACAGCTACTACCGGGACGTGCAGCACCCCCACCAGGCCGACGCCACCGCCGAACTGGTCCAGCGCGGCTCCGTCCTGGACGGCACCACCGGCCGCCACGACGCCTGGGGCACCGCCTTCGACCCCCGGGACCACTACGCCTACCGGCTCGACCCCGCAGCCGCCGTGCCCGCCCTGGTCACCCGCTTCTCCGGCCCGCAGCGCACCCTCGGCACCGACACCGTCCTCGACGTGCCCGCCGCCTACCCCACCGTGCAGGCCGCCGTCGACGCCGTCCCCGCCGGCAACGACGGCACCGTCACCCTGCGCCTCGCGCCCGGGACGTACCGCGAGAAGGTCCGCATCCCCGCCGACAAGCCGAGGATCGCGCTCCTCGGCACCGGACGGGACCGCGCCGACACCGTCATCGCGCACGACACGCCCGCCGAGTACGGAGGCTCCAGCGGCAGCGCCACCGTCCTCATCGCCGCCTCCGACGTCTCCGCCCGCAACCTCACCTTCGTCAACGACTTCGACGAGGCGGCCGTGGAGCTGAAGGGCGAGCAGGCCCTCGCGATGAAGACGACCGGCGACCGGATCGTCTTCGAGAACACCGCCTTCAAGGGCAACCAGGACACCCTGATGACCGACAGCCCCAAGCTGGACCGCGTCAGCCGCGTCTACCTCCGCGACTCCTACCTGGAGGGCGACGTCGACTTCCTCTACGGACGGGCGACCACCGTCGTCGAGAACTCGGTCATCCGGGCGCTCAGCCGCGGCTCCGCCACCAACAACGGCTACATCACCGCCGCCAGCACCTGGACGGGCAACCCGTACGGCTTCCTGATCACCCGGTCCCGGATCGTCAGCGACGCCCCCGCCGGCTCCTTCCACCTGGGCCGCCCCTGGCACCCGGGCGGCGAGCCGAACGCCGTCGGCCAGGTCCTGATCCGGGACACCGAACTGCCCGCCGCGGTCAAGGCCTCGCCGTGGACCGACATGGGCGGCTTCTCGTGGCGCGACGCCCGCTTCGCCGAGTACCGCAACTACGGGCCGGGCGCCGCCGTCACCCCGGACCGCCCGCAGATGTCCGACGCGGACGCCGCCGTCCACGACGTCGCCCACTACCTCGCGGGCCACGACGGCTGGGCCCCGCACCGCGGCTAG